One segment of Sandaracinaceae bacterium DNA contains the following:
- a CDS encoding phosphate/phosphite/phosphonate ABC transporter substrate-binding protein, with amino-acid sequence MRFLLPPDRNQLATQARVSLLAEWMSDWLGRTVVITVAPTYGHMVDAVRAGETDLAWTPPVVFAGLHASTRFALTAQRQGVCSSRGAIIVRRGDQAASIAELEGRRAAWVDPLSMSGHLAALSQIRRYGLDAATLFASQEFYGSYSRALAAVLDNEADLASVYGQLRDTADESVRRALDDLVGPRAAGLRVLERTGPFPYDAMVGTLALPQPMANDTRDKLLALKHTPSAPSMLLDVCAAERFVPAEPAAYAWLAATPSYQASRRSSRPSKR; translated from the coding sequence GTGAGATTCCTGCTGCCGCCCGACCGCAACCAGCTCGCCACGCAGGCTCGCGTGTCGCTGCTGGCCGAGTGGATGAGCGACTGGCTGGGCCGCACCGTGGTCATCACCGTGGCGCCCACCTACGGCCACATGGTGGACGCCGTGCGGGCCGGTGAGACCGATCTCGCGTGGACGCCGCCGGTGGTGTTCGCGGGGCTGCACGCCTCCACGCGCTTCGCGCTCACCGCGCAGCGTCAGGGGGTGTGCTCCAGCCGCGGGGCCATCATCGTCCGGCGGGGTGACCAGGCGGCGTCCATTGCCGAGTTGGAAGGTCGTCGCGCGGCGTGGGTGGACCCGCTCTCCATGAGCGGGCATCTGGCTGCGCTCTCCCAGATTCGTCGCTACGGCCTGGACGCGGCCACGCTGTTCGCTTCACAGGAGTTCTACGGCAGCTACTCGCGCGCGCTCGCGGCCGTGCTGGACAACGAAGCGGACCTGGCGTCGGTCTACGGGCAGCTGCGCGACACCGCCGACGAGTCCGTGCGGCGTGCCTTGGACGACCTGGTGGGCCCGCGTGCAGCGGGGCTGCGCGTGCTCGAGCGCACCGGCCCGTTCCCCTATGACGCCATGGTGGGGACGCTGGCGCTGCCACAGCCCATGGCCAACGACACGCGCGACAAGCTCCTGGCGCTGAAGCACACCCCGAGCGCTCCCTCCATGCTCCTGGATGTCTGCGCCGCCGAGCGCTTCGTCCCAGCAGAGCCGGCGGCCTATGCCTGGCTCGCGGCCACGCCGTCTTACCAGGCGTCGCGTCGCTCCTCGCGGCCCAGCAAGCGCTGA
- a CDS encoding GMC family oxidoreductase, with product MQTEHYDFVIVGSGFGGSVSALRLSEKGYRVLVLEKGLRFGRKDFPTNNTDFKRWYWRPQMGAKGIFQMSFFDHVTVVHGVGVGGGSLVYACTHPTPKDDFFGAESWKHLADWKSELAPHYDTATRMLGAEPNPCDEIGDRIVREIAADLGRADHYEKTRVAIYFGEKGQEGKEVPDPYFDGKGPSRVGCIQCGACMTGCRVGAKNTLDLNYLYLAERLGCVVRPETEVVAVRELAGGGYVLETKCSTEDRDYVDFSADNVVFAGGVLGTVPLLLAMKADPEGLPRLSDRVGDFVRTNSESIIGVCAEDDKVDYAKGIAISSIVHTDDHSHFEIVRYGKGSNFFQPYFLPHAPGKSFAGRVAETVRILRRHGGRYRAMKRAKDMASQSTIMLYMRTLEGSLKLRLGRSPMTGFAKGLVTKLDPGEKGPEAFMQEATDIAWRFAEKVRGIPTSLATETLLGTPSTAHILGGACMGTSASDGVIDAQHRVFNYPGLFVIDGAAVSANPGVNPSLTITAMAERAMGFVPPKADARTA from the coding sequence ATGCAGACCGAGCACTACGACTTCGTGATTGTGGGATCCGGCTTCGGCGGCAGCGTTTCAGCGCTTCGCCTGAGCGAGAAGGGCTACCGCGTGCTGGTGCTGGAGAAGGGCCTGCGCTTCGGCCGCAAGGACTTCCCCACCAACAACACCGACTTCAAGCGCTGGTACTGGCGGCCTCAGATGGGGGCCAAAGGGATCTTCCAGATGAGCTTCTTCGATCACGTGACCGTGGTGCACGGCGTGGGCGTGGGCGGCGGCTCGCTGGTCTATGCGTGCACGCACCCCACGCCCAAGGACGACTTCTTCGGGGCCGAGTCGTGGAAGCACCTGGCGGACTGGAAGAGCGAGCTCGCGCCGCACTACGACACGGCCACCCGCATGCTGGGCGCCGAGCCCAACCCGTGCGACGAGATCGGCGACCGGATCGTGCGCGAGATCGCGGCGGACCTGGGCCGCGCCGACCACTACGAGAAGACGCGCGTGGCCATCTACTTCGGCGAGAAGGGCCAAGAGGGCAAGGAGGTGCCGGACCCGTACTTCGACGGCAAGGGCCCCTCGCGCGTGGGCTGCATCCAGTGCGGCGCGTGCATGACGGGCTGCCGCGTGGGCGCCAAGAACACGCTCGACCTCAACTACTTGTACCTGGCCGAGCGCCTGGGCTGCGTGGTGCGCCCGGAGACCGAGGTGGTGGCCGTGCGTGAGCTGGCGGGCGGGGGCTACGTGCTCGAGACCAAGTGCTCCACCGAAGACCGGGACTACGTGGACTTCAGCGCCGACAACGTGGTGTTCGCGGGCGGCGTGCTGGGCACCGTGCCGCTCTTGCTGGCCATGAAGGCGGACCCAGAGGGCCTGCCGCGCCTGTCCGACCGCGTGGGCGACTTCGTGCGCACCAACAGCGAGTCCATCATCGGGGTGTGCGCCGAGGACGACAAGGTGGACTACGCCAAGGGCATCGCCATCTCGTCCATCGTGCACACGGACGACCACAGCCACTTCGAGATCGTGCGCTATGGCAAGGGCTCGAACTTCTTCCAGCCGTACTTCCTGCCGCACGCGCCGGGCAAGTCGTTCGCGGGTCGCGTGGCCGAGACCGTGCGCATCCTGCGGCGGCACGGCGGGCGCTACCGCGCCATGAAGCGCGCCAAGGACATGGCCTCGCAGAGCACCATCATGCTGTACATGCGCACGCTCGAGGGCTCGCTGAAGCTGCGCCTGGGCCGCAGCCCCATGACCGGCTTCGCGAAGGGGCTGGTCACCAAGCTGGACCCGGGTGAGAAGGGCCCCGAGGCCTTCATGCAGGAGGCCACCGACATCGCGTGGCGCTTCGCCGAGAAGGTGCGCGGCATCCCCACGAGCCTCGCCACCGAGACGCTGTTGGGCACGCCCAGCACGGCGCACATCCTGGGCGGTGCCTGCATGGGTACCTCCGCCAGCGACGGCGTCATCGACGCACAGCACCGGGTGTTCAACTACCCGGGGCTGTTCGTGATCGACGGCGCGGCGGTGTCGGCCAACCCGGGCGTGAACCCGTCGCTGACGATCACCGCGATGGCCGAGCGCGCCATGGGCTTCGTCCCGCCGAAGGCAGACGCTCGCACGGCCTGA